ctattagtagataaaatgatTTCTTTCACTTCTGAATCCCAAACTATTCGATTAGGGGTCAGTACACAAAGATTTAAGGTCATTTCTTCAAATTGCTCTCCATTTCTAAGTTCATAGCCTTCGCCGTAGCTTCATCGATGTTACCTACCAAATAAAAAGCCTGTTCAGGAAGACCATCTAATTCTCCGGAAAGGATTAATTGAAAGCCTCTAATTGTTTCTGCTAAACCAACATATTTTCCCGGAGAACCCGTAAATACTTCTGCTACAAAAAAAGGTTGTGATAAGAAATGCTCAATTTTTCGCGCTCTTGCTACGGTTAAACGATCCTCTTCGGATAATTCGTCCAATCCAAGAATAGCTATAATATCTTGAAGTTCTTTGTAACGATGTAAAGTTTGCTTAACCTCTTGTGCAGTGTCATAATGTTCTTCACCAACGATCCGGGGTTGTAGCATAGTTGACGTTGAATCTAAAGGATCTACTGCTGGATAGATACCTTTGGCTGCTAATCCCCTTGATAGTACGGTAGTAGCATCTAAATGTGCAAATGTCGTAGCAGGAGCAGGGTCGGTCAAATCATCTGCAGGTACATAAACAACTAGAATAGAAGTTATGGACCCTTCTTTGGTAGAAGTAATTCTTTCTTGTAAAGAACCCATTTCGGTACTAAGGGTAGGTTGATAACCCACAGCGGAAGACATTCTACCCAACAAGGCGGATACTTCAGATCCTGCTTGGACAAAACGGAAGATATTGTCAATAAATAAAAGTACATCTTGTTCATTAACATCTCGGAAATATTCCGCTATAGTTAGGGCAGTCAAACCAACTCTCATACGAGCTCCCAGCGGTTCATTCATCTGACCGTAAACTAGAGCTACTTTTGATTCTGgaatatttttttcattaattacTCCAGATTCTTTCATTTCCATGTAAAGATCATTTCCTTCACGAGTCCGTTCACCGACTCCGCCAAATACAGATACGCCTCCGTGAGCTTTGGCAATATTGTTAATCAATTCCATAATGAGTACTGTTTTACCCACGCCAGCTCCCCCGAATAGTCCGATTTTTCCTCCACGGCGATAAGGGGCTAAAAGATCTACTACTTTAATTCCGGTTTCAAAAATAGATAATTTTGTATCTAACTGTATAAAGGTAGGCGCAAATCTATGAATAGGAAATGTTGTACTAGTATCTACAGGACCTAAATTATCAACAGGCTCGCCAAGCACGTTGAAAATTACTAATTTGGAATTCACCATGTCTCAAGGGTAAATCGAATCAAGGTGAAAACATCTTTATTTATCTTGTCTCTTAATATAATATATAGGTTTGTTTATTTAGTTTCTAGTTtaaacaaccccccccccccccccccctcctaatTTTTCTTTAGTAGTTTAGTTAACATTCGAATTATTAGAGCTAAACTATTTTCATTTCTATATTGTTCGACACCCTTTCTTACTATAATTATACTGCAACACGATTAAGTTCACTGCCTAATGTGTATATTAGTTAAGACATGATAAATTAGGAATTATAAATTTAACACTAGTGCATAATTACAC
The genomic region above belongs to Lactuca sativa cultivar Salinas chromosome 4, Lsat_Salinas_v11, whole genome shotgun sequence and contains:
- the LOC128133293 gene encoding ATP synthase subunit beta, chloroplastic-like, giving the protein MELINNIAKAHGGVSVFGGVGERTREGNDLYMEMKESGVINEKNIPESKVALVYGQMNEPLGARMRVGLTALTIAEYFRDVNEQDVLLFIDNIFRFVQAGSEVSALLGRMSSAVGYQPTLSTEMGSLQERITSTKEGSITSILVVYVPADDLTDPAPATTFAHLDATTVLSRGLAAKGIYPAVDPLDSTSTMLQPRIVGEEHYDTAQEVKQTLHRYKELQDIIAILGLDELSEEDRLTVARARKIEHFLSQPFFVAEVFTGSPGKYVGLAETIRGFQLILSGELDGLPEQAFYLVGNIDEATAKAMNLEMESNLKK